TTGTACTCTGGTTATCCAGAGAGCTGATGCTGAGTAGTtttagggcttttcacactttAAATTGTTAACCTTGTGTCATTCTAACAATGGATAAACAGAATCCTGGGTTATCTGTAATCATGTtccacactgctcatgctatacctGGGGTTAAAATATAAACCGGGGTGTTTATTAACAGAAGTTTCACATTTGCGAACCCcgggttaacattattatttgtatttttacgtTGCCACTCTCcctgattggacaaacagcaggAAACCTTTTTAGATAGCATTTCTACATTTTGTCAGGTATATAAAATGTCATCATGTAGGTCTTCAGCTAAGCCTCAGAACATGCACAAAGGCaataaaacaatgacaaaaatacaaattaatgaaAACAAGTAACAAAGTATGTCATCTCGCCATCTCCTCATTACTCCAGGTAAAGCAAACGTTGCATTAAGCATTTgcgtaaattcattcattcattttctttcggctcagtccctttatttatcaggggtcgccgcatcagaatgaaccaccaacttatccagcatatgctttaaacagcgcatgcccttccagctgcaacccagtactgagaacaTTTGAATAAGTTATGTACAATAATGCTAACTCAAAAATATTAGCGTCAATTACACGCACTTGCTGTCAACATGCAGGATTTGTCTCAATCGTGTCTTTCAAgcaagttaaaaatgtttaaatggagTGGAAGTTACGCATGAATGAACACGGTTAATCTAGAGCGTGTTCATTTGAtcgtttgcatttaaagccacaggcacaaaaagagctATAGAGAAATATTCTGCAAGGTATTTGATCTTATTTTGAGCCAAAACCtttaacatcttgtaaaaaggttcATAATAAGAACCCTTTAAACGGGATTGTTGatgcagaaatgaaaatagcctcaccatttactctccctcgtgtgggttttaaacctttatgagtttcttgatcctgttgaactcaaaagaagatgaaAACGCAGAGATTGGcttactttgtgttccagaaAAAAGGAAAAGTTCAAAACTGCATAACACAGAGTAAATGGTAAggtcattttttatttgtgggtgaaacatccatttcatgcttgTTCCTTTGGGCCTTCatactaaagttcactttttttttagacttggtggtgctgaaagaagagactgaTCAAATGGAGGAGAAACAGCAGTTAGAGAAACCCCAAGAACTAATGACtaatgaaaaacccacactgactaaaaagacttcaCGTGGAAGACCTCGGAAAGCCAAATCTGGATGtcatttcagctgtaaacagtgtgggaaaagtttcagtcaaaagtcaaaccttgatgttcacatgagagttcacacaggtgagaaaccttacacctgtgaacactgtggaaagagttttggttaTATACAAGGCTTTAGAacccacatgagagttcacactggagagaggccgtacacatgccaacagtgtggaaaaagcttctttCATGCAGGAAGCCTTGtggtgcacatgagaattcacacagGGGAGAAGCCTTTCAACTGTGCAcagtgtagaaagagtttcagccaaaaGCAGAACCTTGACGTTCACATGAAAGTTCACACTTTGGAGAAACcgtacacctgcgaacagtgtggaaagagttttggttaTATACAAGGCTTTAaaacccacatgagaattcacactggagagaggccgtacacatgccaacactGTGGACAAACCTTCTATCATGCAGGAAACTTTGCAGTGCACAGAAGAATTCatactggagagaggccgtacacatgccaacagtgtggacaaACCTTCTATCATGCAGGAAACTTTGCagcacacatgagaattcacactggggaaaAGCCTTActcttgccctcagtgtggaaagagttttaagcgAAATGGCACCCTTGAagtccacatgagaactcacactgaAGAGAGAATTTTTACTTGCACatagtgtgggaaaagtttttcTCAAAAACAAGACCTTGagatccacatgaggattcacactggagagaaaccttacacatgcacagagtgtggtaaaagtttcatATGTAAAAACGCACTTGATtaccacatgagaactcacaccggagagaaaccgtttGCATGtgttcagtgtggaaagagcttcacaaccaaatCTAGCCTCATGAACCACATGAATTttcacactggaaccatagtgttcacatgtgatcagtgtgaaaagagtctcacacgcaaagactccattaagaaacacatgaagactcactcaGGAGAGGATCATTTTAGATGCAATGAGTGTGGAAAAgactttaaacataaaaga
The Danio rerio strain Tuebingen ecotype United States chromosome 4, GRCz12tu, whole genome shotgun sequence genome window above contains:
- the LOC103908679 gene encoding uncharacterized protein isoform X2: MAFIKEESEDLKIEETFPVKQEDPQEQTDLVVLKEETDQMEEKQQLEKPQELMTNEKPTLTKKTSRGRPRKAKSGCHFSCKQCGKSFSQKSNLDVHMRVHTGEKPYTCEHCGKSFGYIQGFRTHMRVHTGERPYTCQQCGKSFFHAGSLVVHMRIHTGEKPFNCAQCRKSFSQKQNLDVHMKVHTLEKPYTCEQCGKSFGYIQGFKTHMRIHTGERPYTCQHCGQTFYHAGNFAVHRRIHTGERPYTCQQCGQTFYHAGNFAAHMRIHTGEKPYSCPQCGKSFKRNGTLEVHMRTHTEERIFTCT
- the LOC103908679 gene encoding uncharacterized protein isoform X3 — protein: MAFIKEESEDVKIEETFTVKQEDLQEQTDLVVLKEETDQMEEKQQLEKPQELMTNEKPTLTKKTSRGRPRKAKSGCHFSCKQCGKSFSQKSNLDVHMRVHTGEKPYTCEHCGKSFGYIQGFRTHMRVHTGERPYTCQQCGKSFFHAGSLVVHMRIHTGEKPFNCAQCRKSFSQKQNLDVHMKVHTLEKPYTCEQCGKSFGYIQGFKTHMRIHTGERPYTCQHCGQTFYHAGNFAVHRRIHTGERPYTCQQCGQTFYHAGNFAAHMRIHTGEKPYSCPQCGKSFKRNGTLEVHMRTHTEERIFTCT